Below is a window of Thermodesulfovibrio thiophilus DSM 17215 DNA.
TTTTCCCTGAACCAGTGCACTGTTTTTTCTATCCCTTCTTCTATAGAAGCCTTTGGTGACCATCCAATAAAATTTTTTGCCTCCTGTATATCTGCCCATGTGGCGTAAATATCTGCTGGATGTCTTGGTTGCCATTGAATTTGTGCTTTTTTCCCAAGAAGTTTTTCTATTAAATTTATTACATAAATTAGTTCAACAGGATTATCATTGCCAAGATTAAAAATTTTATAACCTTCCAGATTCAAAGATGATACAGTAGCCTCTGCTATATCTTCTACAAAGGTAAAATCCCTTTTTTGTTTGCCATCCCCGTATACAGTAATTGGTTCTCCATCATCAATTTTTTTTATAAATCTAAAAATACTCATATCCGGTCTTCCAAAAGGCCCATACACAGTAAAATATCGTGGAATTATGGTATTTACACCATAAAGATAGTGATAGCTATAGCAGAAGAGCTCTGCAGATTTTTTAGAGGCAGGATATGGAGCAAGGGGCTTATCCGTATTATCAGATACTTTAAAAGGCATCTGATCTGTATCACCATAAACGCTTGATGTTGAAGCATGAACAAAAGTTTTAACCCCATAATTCTTAACACATTCAAGAAGATTAATTGTTCCCTTTACATTTGTATCAAGATATCCCCATGGAT
It encodes the following:
- a CDS encoding GDP-mannose 4,6-dehydratase, encoding MQKILVTGSAGFIGWATCRLLLNKGATVIGIDNLNDYYDPKIKEFRLADLKTFQNFIFYKIDIEFFEILKNIFQLHKIESVINLAARAGVRASVENPWGYLDTNVKGTINLLECVKNYGVKTFVHASTSSVYGDTDQMPFKVSDNTDKPLAPYPASKKSAELFCYSYHYLYGVNTIIPRYFTVYGPFGRPDMSIFRFIKKIDDGEPITVYGDGKQKRDFTFVEDIAEATVSSLNLEGYKIFNLGNDNPVELIYVINLIEKLLGKKAQIQWQPRHPADIYATWADIQEAKNFIGWSPKASIEEGIEKTVHWFRENRELLKNIKI